From Megalops cyprinoides isolate fMegCyp1 chromosome 18, fMegCyp1.pri, whole genome shotgun sequence, one genomic window encodes:
- the si:dkey-183c6.8 gene encoding protein O-GlcNAcase — MEDKGEFLCGVVEGFYGRPWSMEQRKVLFQWMQKWGLNTYLYGPKDDLKHRLLWREVYSPEEEAQLKTLVWESESRGLRFVYALSPGQDIVFSSSCDLTLLKRKLRQVAELGCQAFAILFDDIDHSLCQADSEAFSSFAHAQVSVANEIFRFLGEPSVFLFCPTEYCGSLCSPSVAKSPYLLTVGEDLLPGISVIWTGSKVISREISADSLQEVQTVLQRPPLVWDNLHANDYDSRRVFLGPFKGRPPGLRTHLRGLLLNPNCEFEANYIPLHTLGTWHRAGRGKEKDGGGQYCPEGALSAALQDWMEELSQPLQPGRQVRPVELNSSGSVSKSKTCDCADTHSASRGSMPKPPPDTLDSGGPAGPVLGSEREGRRESADAPPRRDDKGPRAESRGRAGDSERGEEKGEREREKEKRRENGSPSRKGPGRGVREKGQGRVACGGKGPLREQEVRLLVGLYFLPHEHGPAAQRLLQDLTWLKSNSHCVSANSKKTQPHKVEEWRVRAGRFQAACDDIAWLHSSVVNSVNRAVLYDLYPYVWDLRNTALVAKAFISWLDGRVLSDSHSLGSWRNCFHWCGTSTGADLLGVESEPWVFKGGLSGEVQMLLPVGTSSELFTHPPPLFPTSRLYNIRPFQHKDKVELYRMVRQLHLQAQGKPDSSQPHPDLIGDRYLGASLALCPEYSFVLEDEMGVCGCVLGVLDVRSFIKRRQASWIPAMRDKYPTRAHGGAGHNGAQEALQLFQEDQPDYPDSLLYHFPSQLQLDALPELVDCSVTRSLFTALLTALKANGSQGVFCEVLPTDRQRLELLTKLGFLEILRGEARAREGVVLGRLL, encoded by the exons ATGGAGGATAAAGGCGAATTCCTTTGTGGGGTTGTTGAAG GATTCTACGGCCGGCCCTGGTCCATGGAGCAGCGGAAGGTCCTGTTTCAGTG gatGCAGAAGTGGGGGCTGAACACCTACCTATACGGCCCCAAAGACGACCTGAAGCACCGGCTGCTGTGGAGGGAGGTGTACTCCCCCGAGGAGGAAG ccCAGCTGAAGACTCTGGTGTGGGAGTCCGAGTCGCGGGGCTTGCGGTTCGTATACGCCCTCTCCCCCGGGCAGGACATcgtcttctccagctcctgtgACCTCACTCTGCTCAAGCGCAAACTCAGACAG GTGGCAGAGTTGGGCTGCCAGGCTTTCGCCATCCTGTTTGATGACATCGACCACTCCCTGTGCCAGGCGGACAGCGAGGCCTTCTCCTCATTCGCCCACGCACAGGTGTCTGTGGCCAATGAGATCTTCCGCTTTCTGGGGGAGCCGTCGGTCTTCCTGTTCTGCCCCACAG AGTACTGCGGGTCTCTGTGCTCCCCCAGTGTGGCTAAGTCTCCGTACCTGCTGACCGTGGGGGAGGACCTGCTGCCCGGCATCTCTGTCATCTGGACTG GCAGCAAGGTGATCTCCCGGGAAATCAGCGCAGACTCCCTGCAGGAGGTGCAGACGGTGCTGCAGCGCCCCCCTCTGGTGTGGGACAATCTCCACGCCAATGACTATGACTCGCGGCGCGTCTTCCTGGGCCCCTTCAAGGGCCGCCCCCCCGGCCTACGCACCCACCTCAGGGGGCTCCTCCTCAACCCCAACTGCGAGTTTGAGGCCAACTACATCCCCCTGCACACTCTGGGAACCTGGCACCgagcagggagggggaaggagaagg ACGGCGGGGGGCAGTACTGCCCAGAGGGAGCCCTGTCGGCCGCTCTGCAGGACTGGATGGAGGAGCTGAGTCAGCCCTTGCAGCCAG GCCGTCAGGTCAGACCGGTGGAGCTGAACTCTTCAGGGTCCGTCTCAAAGTCAAAGACTTGCGACTGTGCAGACACTCATtctgccagcagggggagcatGCCCAAACCGCCACCCGACACGCTGGACTCCGGGGGGCCAGCCGGCCCTGTGCTGGGTTCAGAGcgagagggcaggagagagagcgctgaCGCGCCCCCCCGCAGAGACGACAAGGGCCCGCGGGCGGAGAGCCGGGGCCGAGcgggagacagcgagagaggggaggagaagggggagagagagcgggagaaggagaagaggagagagaatggcTCTCCCTCCAGAAAGGGGCCAGGCAGGGGCGTCCGGGAGAAGGGCCAGGGCAGGGTGGCGTGTGGGGGGAAGGGCCCGCTCCGCGAGCAGGAAGTCCGGCTGCTGGTGGGGCTGTACTTCCTTCCGCATGAGCACGGCCCTGCAGcacagcgcctcctgcaggaCCTCACCTGGCTCAAGTCCAACAGCCACTGCGTCAGCGCCAACAGCAAGAAGACCCAGCCGCACAAG gtggAGGAGTGGCGGGTTCGGGCGGGGCGGTTCCAGGCGGCGTGTGACGACATCGCCTGGttgcacagcagtgtggtgaacaGCGTGAACCGGGCGGTGCTCTACGACCTTTACCCCTACGTGTGGGACCTGCGCAACACCGCGCTGGTGGCCAAGGCCTTCATCAGCTGGCTGG ATGGCCGCGTGCTGAGTGACAGCCATTCTCTCGGGTCCTGGAGGAACTGCTTTCACT GGTGTGGCACCTCCACGGGCGCGGACCTGCTGGGGGTGGAGTCCGAGCCCTGGGTCTTCAAGGGCGGGCTCTCCGGGGAGGTGCAG ATGCTGCTCCCTGTCGGCACCAGCAGTGAGCTCttcacccacccccctcctctcttccccaccAGCCGGCTCTACAACATCCGGCCCTTCCAGCACAAAGACAAG GTGGAGCTGTACCGAATGGTCCGTCAGCTTCACCTGCAGGCCCAGGGGAAGCCAGACTCCTCCCAGCCCCACCCTGACCTCATCGGAGACAG gtatcTGGGTGCTTCGTTGGCTCTGTGCCCTGAGTACAGCTTCGTGTTGGAGGATgagatgggtgtgtgtggttgtgttctGGGGGTCCTGGATGTCAGATCCTTCATCAAGCGGCGTCAGGCCAGCTGGATCCCCGCTATGAGGGACAAGTACCCCACCCGCGCCCACGGAGGGGCGGGACACAACGGCGCCCAG GAGGCACTGCAGCTGTTCCAGGAGGACCAGCCTGACTACCCCGACTCCCTGCTCTACCACTTCCCCTCCCAGCTCCAGCTGGATGCCTTGCCTGAGCTGGTGGACTGCAGCGTGACCCGCAGTCTGTTCACCGCCCTTCTGACGGCTCTCAAGGCCAACG GGTCCCAGGGTGTGTTCTGTGAGGTTCTGCCCACGGACCGTCAGCGCCTGGAGCTGCTCACCAAGCTGGGCTTCCTGGAGATTCTGAGGGGCGAGGCGCGGGCGCGGGAAGGGGTGGTGCTGGGCCGGCTGCTGTAG
- the LOC118793522 gene encoding N-acetyllactosaminide beta-1,3-N-acetylglucosaminyltransferase 4-like, with translation MDTLRNAVQRTRRSFAGLAVVSALTLVLLYCTVLRLDAPPELHRAFLLSRHMQAYPVLRHPRSCLSPRPIALLLAIKSRTASWDRRAAVRATWGREGQWGGRAVRRVFLLGRSEGEGEGEGGRGLALDALVAEESERHGDVLQWDFRESFFNVTLKEVLFWRWFQEACSSAVLYVLKGDDDVFVDVEGVLGFLQRQPTPQQPLYVGRAFVDTYPVRLWWNKYYVPYSLYPSRAYPPYLGGGGYLVSRETIRLLLGASSVVPLFPIDDAYVGMCAQVANVSASHHPGFMPFEFSPALHPCAYQGLLVLHRLEPNELYLLWSFYRKQRHTCRGRVTEGDQTRGRTPGERGDREIGVTGWAG, from the exons ATGG ataCACTGAGGAATGCTGTGCAACGCACTCGGCGCAGCTTTGCGGGTCTGGCAGTGGTGTCAGCCCTGACGCTGGTGCTGCTGTACTGCACGGTGCTGAGGCTGGACGCCCCGCCCGAGCTGCACCGCGCCTTCCTGCTGTCCCGCCACATGCAGGCGTACCCCGTGCTGCGGCACCCACGCAGCTGCCTGTCCCCCCGTCCCATCGCCCTGCTACTCGCCATAAAGTCCCGGACGGCCAGCTGGGACCGGCGGGCGGCGGTGCGGGCCACCTGGGGGCGTGAAGGCCAGTGGGGCGGCCGGGCCGTGAGGCGCGTCTTCCTGCTGGGCCGCTCGgagggcgagggtgagggcGAGGGGGGGCGCGGGCTGGCCCTGGACGCCCTGGTGGCGGAGGAGAGCGAGCGCCACGGGGACGTCCTGCAGTGGGATTTCCGGGAGTCCTTCTTCAATGTGACGCTGAAGGAGGTGCTGTTCTGGCGCTGGTTTCAGGAGGCCTGCTCCAGTGCGGTGCTGTACGTGCTGAAGGGGGACGATGACGTGTTCGTGGACGTGGAGGGCGTGCTGGGCTTCCTGCAGCGGCAGCCCACCCCTCAGCAGCCCCTCTATGTGGGCCGGGCCTTCGTCGACACCTACCCCGTGCGTCTGTGGTGGAACAAGTACTATGTCCCCTACTCCCTGTACCCCAGCAGAGCCTACCCGCCCTACCTGGGCGGCGGCGGGTACCTGGTCTCCCGGGAGACCATCCGTCTGCTCCTCGGGGCCTCCTCTGTGGTGCCCCTCTTCCCCATCGATGACGCTTACGTGGGCATGTGCGCCCAGGTGGCCAACGTCAGCGCCAGCCACCACCCGGGCTTCATGCCGTTCGAGTTCTCTCCTGCGCTGCACCCCTGCGCCTACCAGGGCCTGCTGGTGCTGCACCGGCTGGAGCCCAACGAGCTCTACCTGCTGTGGAGCTTCTACAGGAAGCAGCGACACACCTGCCGGGGCAGGGTCACCGAGGGTGACCAGACACGGGGGCGGACACCGGGCGAGCGAGGTGACCGGGAGATCGGGGTGACCGGGTGGGCGGGGTGA
- the ccdc166 gene encoding coiled-coil domain-containing protein 166, with protein MPKKKKGKPEKKAELEAEPGGEGAAEVPEQMESAREAQLRREYDMLTDTLNNLKRKVEKLRCENELLQDEANQIGTESQEYSAYIWKRTQKRQSTMASLSQQNEQELQALRAQRQAEEDRHAKLANELKRQILERESELVLLNNEIEELAEYKKLQKQQLERIEQLQEEVLVTHGEHSQAIQTLRTSCLNQKQKYEAKARQKVHSVAQAANREAWQCLIAHTQEVFRENQRLREELQQLIQRANVLHDHQDMLHEQREQLLMEMEYAKDQRKMRAAQCHQGAAESSAESSAGPSQQGAAGLTPFHRCPGHAPLCRTPHRLLPPRCGSPARSLLAKYGTSHRLHLPPGL; from the exons ATGCCCAAAAAGAAGAAAGGTAAGCCAGAGAAGAAGGCggagctggaggcggagccGGGGGGCGAGGGAGCGGCGGAGGTGCCGGAGCAGATGGAGTCAGCCCGGGAGGCACAGCTGCGGAGAGA GTACGACATGCTGACGGATACCTTAAACAACCTCAAGAGGAAAGTGGAGAAGCT GCGCTGTGAGAACGAGCTGCTTCAGGATGAAGCCAACCAGATTGGcacagagagt CAAGAGTACTCGGCCTACATCTGGAAGCGGACGCAGAAGCGGCAGAGCACCATGGCGTCTCTGAGCCAGCAGAAcgagcaggagctgcaggctCTGAGGGCCCAGAGGCAGGCGGAGGAGGACAGACACGCCAAACTCGCCAACG AGCTGAAGAGGCAGATTctagagagggagagtgagctGGTTCTGCTGAACAATGAGATCGAAGAGCTGGCTGAGTATAAG aagctgcagaagcagcagctggagcgcattgagcagctgcaggaggaggtgctggTCACCCACGGCGAGCACTCCCAGGCCATCCAGACCCTGCGCACCTCCTGCCTCAACCAGAAGCAGAAGTACGaggccaaggccaggcagaaGGTGCACTCTGTGGCCCAGGCAGCGAACAGG GAGGCCTGGCAGTGCCTGATCGCCCACACGCAGGAGGTGTTCAGGGAGAACCAGCGGCTGcgggaggagctgcagcagctgatcCAGCGCGCCAACGTGCTGCACGATCACCAGGACATGCTGCACGAGCAGAGGGAACAGCTGCTCATGGAGATGGAGTACGCCAAGGATCAGCGCAAGATGCGGGCCGCGCAgtgccaccagggggcagcagagagcagcgcaGAGAGCAGCGCAGGCccgagccagcagggggcagcag GGCTCACCCCGTTTCACAGATGCCCTGGCCACGCCCCTCTGTGCAGGACTCCACACAGACTCCTGCCTCCCAGGTGTGGCTCACCTGCACGGTCACTCCTCGCCAAATACGGCACCTCCCACAGGCTGCACCTCCCTCCCGGCCTGTGA